One genomic window of Vicugna pacos chromosome 18, VicPac4, whole genome shotgun sequence includes the following:
- the MYL11 gene encoding myosin regulatory light chain 11 isoform X1 — protein MAPKKARRRAAAEGGSSSVFSMFDQTQIQEFKEAFTVIDQNRDGIIDKEDLRDTFAAMGRLNVKNEELDAMMKEASGPINFTVFLTMFGEKLKGADPEDVITGAFKVLDPEGKGTIKKKFLEELLTTQCDRFSQEEIKNMWQAFPPDVGGNVDYKNICYVITHGDAKDQE, from the exons ATG GCACCCAAGAAGGCCAGAAGAAGGGCAGCAGCAGAGGGCGGAAGCTCCAGTGTCTTCTCCATGTTCGATCAGACTCAGATCCAGGAGTTCAAGGAG GCCTTCACGGTAATCGACCAGAACCGTGATGGCATTATTGACAAGGAAGACCTGCGGGACACCTTCGCAGCCATGG GGCGTCTGAATGTGAAGAATGAGGAGCTAGATGCCATGATGAAGGAAGCCAGTGGACCCATCAACTTCACTGTCTTCCTGACCATGTTTGGGGAGAAACTCAAAG GTGCCGACCCTGAGGATGTGATCACTGGAGCCTTCAAGGTCCTGGACCCTGAGGGGAAGGGCACCATCAAGAAGAAATT CCTGGAGGAGTTGCTTACCACGCAGTGTGACCGCTTCTCCCAGGAAGAG ATCAAGAACATGTGGCAGGCCTTCCCCCCCGACGTGGGCGGCAACGTAGATTACAAGAACATCTGCTACGTCATCACGCATGGCGACGCCAAAGACCAGGAGTAG
- the SEPTIN1 gene encoding septin-1 isoform X3, protein MHELLPAHQRKWRETAGAATAIGAMDKEYVGFAALPSQLHRKSVKKGFDFTLMVAGESGLGKSTLINSLFLTNLYEDRQVPEASARLTQTLTIERRGVEIEEGGIKVKLTLVDTPGFGDSVDCSDCWLPVVRFIEEQFEQYLRDESGLNRKNIQDTRVHCCLYFISPFGRGLRPLDVAFLRAVHEKVNIIPVIGKADALMPKETQALKQKIRDQLKEEEINIYQFPDCDSDEDEDFKRQDAEMKESIPFAVVGSCEVVRDGGTRPVRGRRYSWGTVEVENPHHCDFLNLRRMLVQTHLQDLKEVTHDLLYEGYRARCLQSLARPGARDRASRSKLSRQSATEIPLPMLPLAETEKLIREKDEELRRMQEMLEKMQAQMQQSQAQGEQSDAL, encoded by the exons ATGCATGAGCTG CTTCCTGCCCACCAGAGGAAGTGGAGAGAGACAGCAGGTGCAGCGACAGCTATCGGGGCCATG GACAAGGAGTATGTGGGTTTCGCCGCCCTCCCCAGTCAGCTGCACCGCAAGTCCGTCAAGAAGGGGTTTGACTTCACACTCATGGTGGCAG GAGAGTCAGGCCTGGGAAAATCCACCCTCATCAACAGCCTGTTTCTCACCAACCTCTATGAGGATCGGCAAGTACCAGAGGCCAGTG CCCGCTTGACACAAACCCTGACCATTGAGCGTCGGGGTGTGGAAATCGAGGAGGGAGGTATTAAAGTGAAGCTGACCTTGGTGGACACACCTGGCTTTGGGGACTCAGTGGATTGTTCAGACTG CTGGCTGCCCGTGGTGCGCTTCATTGAGGAGCAATTTGAGCAGTATCTTCGGGATGAGAGTGGCCTGAACCGGAAGAACATTCAGGATACCCGTGTCCACTGCTGCCTCTATTTCATCTCACCCTTTGGCCGGGG GCTCCGGCCTCTAGATGTGGCCTTCCTCCGGGCGGTGCACGAGAAAGTCAACATCATCCCGGTCATTGGCAAAGCAGATGCCCTGATGCCTAAGGAAACACAGGCCCTCAAGCAGAAG ATCCGGGACCAGTTGAAGGAGGAGGAGATCAACATCTACCAGTTCCCTGATTGTGACTCTGATGAAGATGAAGACTTCAAGAGGCAGGATGCAGAGATGAAG GAAAGCATTCCTTTCGCAGTCGTCGGTTCATGTGAAGTAGTGAGGGATGGCGGGACCCGACCGGTGAGGGGACGACGCTACTCCTGGGGCACCGTGGAGG TGGAGAACCCCCATCACTGCGATTTCCTTAACCTGCGACGGATGCTGGTACAGACACACCTGCAGGACCTGAAGGAGGTGACGCACGATCTGCTCTATGAGGGCTACCGTGCCCGCTGCCTACAGAGCCTGGCCCGGCCCGGGGCGCGTGATCGAGCCAGCCGGAG TAAGCTCTCCCGCCAGAGCGCCACAGAGATCCCTCTGCCCATGCTGCCTCTGGCGGAGACGGAGAAGTTGATCCGCGAGAAAGACGAAGAG CTGCGCCGCATGCAGGAGATGCTGGAGAAGATGCAGGCCCAGATGCAGCAGAGCCAGGCTCAAGGCGAGCAGTCGGACGCTCTCTGA
- the SEPTIN1 gene encoding septin-1 isoform X4: MDKEYVGFAALPSQLHRKSVKKGFDFTLMVAGESGLGKSTLINSLFLTNLYEDRQVPEASARLTQTLTIERRGVEIEEGGIKVKLTLVDTPGFGDSVDCSDCWLPVVRFIEEQFEQYLRDESGLNRKNIQDTRVHCCLYFISPFGRGLRPLDVAFLRAVHEKVNIIPVIGKADALMPKETQALKQKIRDQLKEEEINIYQFPDCDSDEDEDFKRQDAEMKESIPFAVVGSCEVVRDGGTRPVRGRRYSWGTVEVENPHHCDFLNLRRMLVQTHLQDLKEVTHDLLYEGYRARCLQSLARPGARDRASRSKLSRQSATEIPLPMLPLAETEKLIREKDEELRRMQEMLEKMQAQMQQSQAQGEQSDAL; this comes from the exons ATG GACAAGGAGTATGTGGGTTTCGCCGCCCTCCCCAGTCAGCTGCACCGCAAGTCCGTCAAGAAGGGGTTTGACTTCACACTCATGGTGGCAG GAGAGTCAGGCCTGGGAAAATCCACCCTCATCAACAGCCTGTTTCTCACCAACCTCTATGAGGATCGGCAAGTACCAGAGGCCAGTG CCCGCTTGACACAAACCCTGACCATTGAGCGTCGGGGTGTGGAAATCGAGGAGGGAGGTATTAAAGTGAAGCTGACCTTGGTGGACACACCTGGCTTTGGGGACTCAGTGGATTGTTCAGACTG CTGGCTGCCCGTGGTGCGCTTCATTGAGGAGCAATTTGAGCAGTATCTTCGGGATGAGAGTGGCCTGAACCGGAAGAACATTCAGGATACCCGTGTCCACTGCTGCCTCTATTTCATCTCACCCTTTGGCCGGGG GCTCCGGCCTCTAGATGTGGCCTTCCTCCGGGCGGTGCACGAGAAAGTCAACATCATCCCGGTCATTGGCAAAGCAGATGCCCTGATGCCTAAGGAAACACAGGCCCTCAAGCAGAAG ATCCGGGACCAGTTGAAGGAGGAGGAGATCAACATCTACCAGTTCCCTGATTGTGACTCTGATGAAGATGAAGACTTCAAGAGGCAGGATGCAGAGATGAAG GAAAGCATTCCTTTCGCAGTCGTCGGTTCATGTGAAGTAGTGAGGGATGGCGGGACCCGACCGGTGAGGGGACGACGCTACTCCTGGGGCACCGTGGAGG TGGAGAACCCCCATCACTGCGATTTCCTTAACCTGCGACGGATGCTGGTACAGACACACCTGCAGGACCTGAAGGAGGTGACGCACGATCTGCTCTATGAGGGCTACCGTGCCCGCTGCCTACAGAGCCTGGCCCGGCCCGGGGCGCGTGATCGAGCCAGCCGGAG TAAGCTCTCCCGCCAGAGCGCCACAGAGATCCCTCTGCCCATGCTGCCTCTGGCGGAGACGGAGAAGTTGATCCGCGAGAAAGACGAAGAG CTGCGCCGCATGCAGGAGATGCTGGAGAAGATGCAGGCCCAGATGCAGCAGAGCCAGGCTCAAGGCGAGCAGTCGGACGCTCTCTGA
- the SEPTIN1 gene encoding septin-1 isoform X1, with the protein MRLYHGTNMRGAVQDTGDTEIRKTWSLPSESSAGSRRDSHSLLPAHQRKWRETAGAATAIGAMDKEYVGFAALPSQLHRKSVKKGFDFTLMVAGESGLGKSTLINSLFLTNLYEDRQVPEASARLTQTLTIERRGVEIEEGGIKVKLTLVDTPGFGDSVDCSDCWLPVVRFIEEQFEQYLRDESGLNRKNIQDTRVHCCLYFISPFGRGLRPLDVAFLRAVHEKVNIIPVIGKADALMPKETQALKQKIRDQLKEEEINIYQFPDCDSDEDEDFKRQDAEMKESIPFAVVGSCEVVRDGGTRPVRGRRYSWGTVEVENPHHCDFLNLRRMLVQTHLQDLKEVTHDLLYEGYRARCLQSLARPGARDRASRSKLSRQSATEIPLPMLPLAETEKLIREKDEELRRMQEMLEKMQAQMQQSQAQGEQSDAL; encoded by the exons ATGAGGTTATATCATGGTACTAATATGAGAG GTGCTGTCCAAGACACTGGGGATACAGAAATTAGGAAGACATGGTCACTGCCCTCAGAAAGCTCAGCTGGGAGTAGAAGAGACAGCCACAGTCTG CTTCCTGCCCACCAGAGGAAGTGGAGAGAGACAGCAGGTGCAGCGACAGCTATCGGGGCCATG GACAAGGAGTATGTGGGTTTCGCCGCCCTCCCCAGTCAGCTGCACCGCAAGTCCGTCAAGAAGGGGTTTGACTTCACACTCATGGTGGCAG GAGAGTCAGGCCTGGGAAAATCCACCCTCATCAACAGCCTGTTTCTCACCAACCTCTATGAGGATCGGCAAGTACCAGAGGCCAGTG CCCGCTTGACACAAACCCTGACCATTGAGCGTCGGGGTGTGGAAATCGAGGAGGGAGGTATTAAAGTGAAGCTGACCTTGGTGGACACACCTGGCTTTGGGGACTCAGTGGATTGTTCAGACTG CTGGCTGCCCGTGGTGCGCTTCATTGAGGAGCAATTTGAGCAGTATCTTCGGGATGAGAGTGGCCTGAACCGGAAGAACATTCAGGATACCCGTGTCCACTGCTGCCTCTATTTCATCTCACCCTTTGGCCGGGG GCTCCGGCCTCTAGATGTGGCCTTCCTCCGGGCGGTGCACGAGAAAGTCAACATCATCCCGGTCATTGGCAAAGCAGATGCCCTGATGCCTAAGGAAACACAGGCCCTCAAGCAGAAG ATCCGGGACCAGTTGAAGGAGGAGGAGATCAACATCTACCAGTTCCCTGATTGTGACTCTGATGAAGATGAAGACTTCAAGAGGCAGGATGCAGAGATGAAG GAAAGCATTCCTTTCGCAGTCGTCGGTTCATGTGAAGTAGTGAGGGATGGCGGGACCCGACCGGTGAGGGGACGACGCTACTCCTGGGGCACCGTGGAGG TGGAGAACCCCCATCACTGCGATTTCCTTAACCTGCGACGGATGCTGGTACAGACACACCTGCAGGACCTGAAGGAGGTGACGCACGATCTGCTCTATGAGGGCTACCGTGCCCGCTGCCTACAGAGCCTGGCCCGGCCCGGGGCGCGTGATCGAGCCAGCCGGAG TAAGCTCTCCCGCCAGAGCGCCACAGAGATCCCTCTGCCCATGCTGCCTCTGGCGGAGACGGAGAAGTTGATCCGCGAGAAAGACGAAGAG CTGCGCCGCATGCAGGAGATGCTGGAGAAGATGCAGGCCCAGATGCAGCAGAGCCAGGCTCAAGGCGAGCAGTCGGACGCTCTCTGA
- the MYL11 gene encoding myosin regulatory light chain 11 isoform X2 — MFDQTQIQEFKEAFTVIDQNRDGIIDKEDLRDTFAAMGRLNVKNEELDAMMKEASGPINFTVFLTMFGEKLKGADPEDVITGAFKVLDPEGKGTIKKKFLEELLTTQCDRFSQEEIKNMWQAFPPDVGGNVDYKNICYVITHGDAKDQE, encoded by the exons ATGTTCGATCAGACTCAGATCCAGGAGTTCAAGGAG GCCTTCACGGTAATCGACCAGAACCGTGATGGCATTATTGACAAGGAAGACCTGCGGGACACCTTCGCAGCCATGG GGCGTCTGAATGTGAAGAATGAGGAGCTAGATGCCATGATGAAGGAAGCCAGTGGACCCATCAACTTCACTGTCTTCCTGACCATGTTTGGGGAGAAACTCAAAG GTGCCGACCCTGAGGATGTGATCACTGGAGCCTTCAAGGTCCTGGACCCTGAGGGGAAGGGCACCATCAAGAAGAAATT CCTGGAGGAGTTGCTTACCACGCAGTGTGACCGCTTCTCCCAGGAAGAG ATCAAGAACATGTGGCAGGCCTTCCCCCCCGACGTGGGCGGCAACGTAGATTACAAGAACATCTGCTACGTCATCACGCATGGCGACGCCAAAGACCAGGAGTAG
- the SEPTIN1 gene encoding septin-1 isoform X2, whose protein sequence is MWHSLSLPAHQRKWRETAGAATAIGAMDKEYVGFAALPSQLHRKSVKKGFDFTLMVAGESGLGKSTLINSLFLTNLYEDRQVPEASARLTQTLTIERRGVEIEEGGIKVKLTLVDTPGFGDSVDCSDCWLPVVRFIEEQFEQYLRDESGLNRKNIQDTRVHCCLYFISPFGRGLRPLDVAFLRAVHEKVNIIPVIGKADALMPKETQALKQKIRDQLKEEEINIYQFPDCDSDEDEDFKRQDAEMKESIPFAVVGSCEVVRDGGTRPVRGRRYSWGTVEVENPHHCDFLNLRRMLVQTHLQDLKEVTHDLLYEGYRARCLQSLARPGARDRASRSKLSRQSATEIPLPMLPLAETEKLIREKDEELRRMQEMLEKMQAQMQQSQAQGEQSDAL, encoded by the exons ATGTGGCACTCACTAAGT CTTCCTGCCCACCAGAGGAAGTGGAGAGAGACAGCAGGTGCAGCGACAGCTATCGGGGCCATG GACAAGGAGTATGTGGGTTTCGCCGCCCTCCCCAGTCAGCTGCACCGCAAGTCCGTCAAGAAGGGGTTTGACTTCACACTCATGGTGGCAG GAGAGTCAGGCCTGGGAAAATCCACCCTCATCAACAGCCTGTTTCTCACCAACCTCTATGAGGATCGGCAAGTACCAGAGGCCAGTG CCCGCTTGACACAAACCCTGACCATTGAGCGTCGGGGTGTGGAAATCGAGGAGGGAGGTATTAAAGTGAAGCTGACCTTGGTGGACACACCTGGCTTTGGGGACTCAGTGGATTGTTCAGACTG CTGGCTGCCCGTGGTGCGCTTCATTGAGGAGCAATTTGAGCAGTATCTTCGGGATGAGAGTGGCCTGAACCGGAAGAACATTCAGGATACCCGTGTCCACTGCTGCCTCTATTTCATCTCACCCTTTGGCCGGGG GCTCCGGCCTCTAGATGTGGCCTTCCTCCGGGCGGTGCACGAGAAAGTCAACATCATCCCGGTCATTGGCAAAGCAGATGCCCTGATGCCTAAGGAAACACAGGCCCTCAAGCAGAAG ATCCGGGACCAGTTGAAGGAGGAGGAGATCAACATCTACCAGTTCCCTGATTGTGACTCTGATGAAGATGAAGACTTCAAGAGGCAGGATGCAGAGATGAAG GAAAGCATTCCTTTCGCAGTCGTCGGTTCATGTGAAGTAGTGAGGGATGGCGGGACCCGACCGGTGAGGGGACGACGCTACTCCTGGGGCACCGTGGAGG TGGAGAACCCCCATCACTGCGATTTCCTTAACCTGCGACGGATGCTGGTACAGACACACCTGCAGGACCTGAAGGAGGTGACGCACGATCTGCTCTATGAGGGCTACCGTGCCCGCTGCCTACAGAGCCTGGCCCGGCCCGGGGCGCGTGATCGAGCCAGCCGGAG TAAGCTCTCCCGCCAGAGCGCCACAGAGATCCCTCTGCCCATGCTGCCTCTGGCGGAGACGGAGAAGTTGATCCGCGAGAAAGACGAAGAG CTGCGCCGCATGCAGGAGATGCTGGAGAAGATGCAGGCCCAGATGCAGCAGAGCCAGGCTCAAGGCGAGCAGTCGGACGCTCTCTGA